The Chloroherpetonaceae bacterium genome window below encodes:
- the ccsA gene encoding cytochrome c biogenesis protein CcsA — MTNTVLYLFNLFLPTLYLGVFLLYLFLFLRPDSEKRIFNFSLAKAGLFTLIVAHLIYSTLLTHKNGLPPIASTFQVMSLIALTLTITYALIETTSNIQQTGAFVLGVSLVFQIISSSLLDNQLSPDPALKNVLMQFHIINALLGYGAIAIAGIYSILYLLLLKQIQSNQYGLLFDRLPNLEIMERLSYTSVFFGFIFLTFAFAGGAWMIIQNQEKLSFFSDPKLIGTILVWGFYGAGLLFRKRFRLQGKKMALLLIFGFLFAFLSMTVLNLFSAKFHGN, encoded by the coding sequence ATGACGAATACTGTCCTATATCTATTTAATCTCTTTCTCCCTACACTATACTTGGGAGTTTTTTTACTTTATCTTTTTTTATTTCTTCGCCCCGATTCCGAGAAGAGAATATTTAATTTCTCATTGGCAAAAGCCGGACTTTTTACCTTAATTGTTGCTCATCTTATCTATTCCACACTTTTAACTCATAAAAACGGATTGCCTCCAATTGCATCAACTTTCCAAGTGATGTCTTTAATCGCTCTGACTCTGACCATCACATATGCTCTGATTGAGACAACCTCAAACATTCAACAAACCGGTGCCTTTGTTTTGGGGGTATCACTTGTTTTTCAAATTATTTCATCAAGTTTATTGGATAACCAACTTTCTCCCGACCCCGCCTTAAAAAATGTGCTTATGCAATTTCATATTATCAACGCGCTTTTAGGTTATGGGGCTATCGCAATTGCCGGTATTTACAGTATTCTTTACTTGCTGCTTTTGAAGCAGATTCAAAGTAATCAATATGGGTTATTATTTGACCGACTGCCTAACCTTGAAATTATGGAGAGGCTTAGCTATACCTCGGTATTTTTTGGATTTATTTTTCTCACATTTGCTTTTGCCGGCGGGGCTTGGATGATCATCCAAAATCAAGAAAAGTTATCCTTTTTCTCTGATCCAAAATTGATTGGTACAATTCTTGTTTGGGGATTTTATGGGGCAGGATTACTTTTTCGAAAACGATTTCGATTGCAAGGAAAGAAAATGGCCTTACTTCTCATTTTTGGATTTCTCTTTGCCTTTCTTTCGATGACAGTTTTAAATCTTTTCTCTGCTAAATTTCACGGCAACTAA
- a CDS encoding TlpA disulfide reductase family protein codes for MKLAKIFLVSVLFATFSLGALTFFLTPQASAVSKNETVLSNNTAPQFTLTSVEGKKISLSDFRGKAVILNFWGTWCPPCRAEIPDMVELQKQYGGDKFTFVGVALERPSTDPVKKVKDFMTTSGINYPILMGDATVFDSYQPLLNEDERGAVPATFIINKKGEIIASFVGSRDKATFEQFIKKAL; via the coding sequence ATGAAATTGGCTAAAATTTTTTTGGTAAGTGTTTTGTTCGCAACCTTTTCTTTAGGTGCGCTTACTTTTTTCCTAACGCCTCAAGCTTCAGCGGTTTCAAAAAATGAAACCGTTCTTTCGAACAATACTGCACCGCAATTCACACTGACTTCGGTTGAGGGTAAGAAAATCAGTTTGAGTGATTTCAGAGGAAAAGCGGTCATATTAAACTTTTGGGGAACTTGGTGCCCTCCCTGCCGTGCGGAAATTCCTGATATGGTCGAATTACAAAAACAATATGGTGGCGATAAGTTCACTTTCGTTGGCGTTGCCTTAGAGCGACCATCTACAGATCCCGTTAAAAAGGTAAAAGACTTTATGACGACATCAGGCATCAACTATCCGATTTTAATGGGCGATGCAACCGTTTTTGATTCTTATCAACCACTATTAAATGAAGATGAGCGCGGTGCTGTCCCTGCAACTTTTATTATCAACAAGAAAGGTGAAATCATCGCATCTTTTGTGGGTTCACGAGATAAAGCCACCTTTGAACAATTCATTAAGAAAGCGCTTTAA
- a CDS encoding rhomboid family intramembrane serine protease produces the protein MVAITVLIFTVALSLYALNNEKVMDKLLLYPYRLNRNGDYYTFVSSGLIHADIPHLLFNGFSFYFFAFSLESIVGSVTFFWIYFGSMIFASIPSSVIHKHNPSYRTLGASGAISGAIFAYVLYEPGQYFQLLLLPIPIPSPIFAILFLVGSYFASKRGGDNINHDAHIFGAISGAVLAIILDFILEGGNLLPNFVSTLNWMVESALS, from the coding sequence ATGGTTGCTATCACAGTCTTAATTTTTACAGTTGCATTGAGTTTATATGCACTAAACAACGAAAAAGTAATGGATAAGTTGCTGCTATATCCTTATCGCCTCAATCGAAATGGGGATTACTATACTTTTGTAAGTAGCGGACTAATTCACGCAGACATACCGCATCTCCTTTTTAATGGATTTTCATTTTACTTTTTTGCTTTTTCCCTAGAGTCTATCGTTGGTAGTGTCACTTTTTTTTGGATTTATTTTGGTAGTATGATTTTTGCTTCTATTCCAAGTTCGGTCATTCACAAGCATAACCCAAGTTATCGAACTCTCGGAGCTTCAGGGGCGATTTCAGGGGCAATATTCGCCTATGTTCTTTATGAACCGGGCCAATATTTTCAATTACTTCTTCTGCCAATCCCAATACCTTCGCCGATTTTTGCCATATTATTTCTCGTGGGTAGTTACTTCGCCTCAAAAAGAGGTGGAGATAACATTAATCATGACGCCCACATTTTTGGCGCAATTTCCGGAGCCGTATTAGCAATCATACTGGATTTCATTCTCGAAGGGGGCAATCTCCTCCCAAATTTTGTTTCAACCCTTAATTGGATGGTTGAAAGCGCATTGTCATGA
- a CDS encoding thioredoxin domain-containing protein: MTHSKYTNKLKDEKSPYLLQHAHNPVDWFPWGDEAFQKAEQENKPIFLSIGYSTCHWCHVMEHESFENEKTAEILNRSFVSIKLDREERPDLDRVYMSYIQASTGSGGWPMSVWLTPERKPFFGGTYFPPNDRYGRPGFNSLLKKIAESWSRDESNIRSVADRATAQLLKFATQIASSDSINLTPEVFEKAAKQFISQFDGEWGGYGGAPKFPRPSVLNFMLNYAHTTGDMNALNSALFTLKKMAEGGMHDLISVQGKGGGGFARYSTDKFWHVPHFEKMLYDNAQLASTYLDAFLLTKEEQFKSVAEDIFNYVLCDMRDSVTGGFYSAEDADSLPSHDSSHKTEGAFYVWEQDEIDQILGEKNSEIFSYVFGVKPSGNAPSDPHNEFVLKNILIRRVSDEEAAKRFSLTIDEIKSILLHSIERLYSERLKRPKPHLDDKILTSWNGLMISALAKGFAVLGKEEYKNAATKAADFILSKMVDENQKNLKRRYREGESAINGMADDYSNFIQALLDLYEVTFDARYFLSAISLSESMINLFYDNELGGFFNSSSENTDVLFHLKEDHDGAEPSPNSVAILNFLRLSSMTDREDFKDVAEKTILYFTPLIQKSPSYIPQMLIALQFHLSKSVQLIFTGDRKDETFKELHKQVFKRFLPNKILLRADSESVKGYPFLKTLIDDQLKGEPRAYLCVDYACQLPTSNPQELNQKLQEISI, encoded by the coding sequence ATGACTCATTCAAAGTACACTAATAAACTTAAGGACGAGAAAAGTCCATATCTCTTGCAACATGCTCATAACCCTGTGGATTGGTTTCCTTGGGGAGATGAAGCCTTTCAGAAGGCGGAGCAAGAAAACAAACCAATTTTTCTTTCTATAGGCTATTCAACCTGTCATTGGTGTCATGTGATGGAGCATGAATCTTTTGAAAATGAAAAAACGGCTGAAATTCTCAACCGTTCGTTTGTATCAATTAAGCTTGACCGAGAGGAAAGGCCGGATTTAGACCGTGTGTACATGTCCTACATTCAGGCATCGACGGGAAGTGGCGGTTGGCCAATGTCTGTATGGCTGACTCCAGAACGAAAACCTTTTTTTGGAGGAACATACTTTCCGCCGAATGACCGCTATGGACGGCCGGGTTTCAATTCATTATTAAAAAAAATCGCTGAAAGCTGGAGTCGTGATGAAAGTAATATTCGTTCAGTTGCGGATAGAGCAACGGCTCAATTATTGAAGTTTGCAACTCAAATTGCTTCTTCAGACAGTATAAATCTTACACCAGAGGTTTTCGAAAAAGCAGCAAAGCAATTCATAAGCCAATTTGATGGGGAGTGGGGCGGATATGGCGGTGCCCCAAAGTTTCCAAGGCCCTCCGTGCTCAATTTTATGCTGAACTATGCCCATACTACAGGCGATATGAATGCATTGAATAGTGCGCTTTTTACACTGAAGAAGATGGCAGAAGGGGGAATGCATGATTTGATTTCTGTTCAAGGGAAAGGTGGTGGCGGATTCGCGCGATACTCCACAGATAAGTTTTGGCATGTTCCTCATTTCGAAAAAATGCTCTATGACAATGCTCAACTTGCTTCAACTTATCTTGATGCCTTTCTACTCACGAAAGAAGAACAGTTTAAATCCGTAGCGGAAGATATTTTTAATTATGTTCTCTGTGATATGCGCGATTCCGTTACAGGTGGTTTTTATTCCGCTGAAGATGCCGATAGTTTACCCTCCCACGATTCTTCTCATAAAACTGAGGGAGCATTTTATGTTTGGGAACAAGATGAAATCGATCAAATTTTAGGAGAAAAAAACAGTGAAATATTTTCTTATGTATTTGGTGTAAAGCCCTCAGGAAATGCCCCAAGCGACCCACATAACGAATTCGTTCTCAAAAATATTTTGATTCGACGCGTTTCGGATGAAGAAGCAGCAAAACGGTTTTCGCTTACCATTGACGAGATAAAATCAATACTCTTACACTCAATCGAACGGCTTTACTCTGAACGTTTGAAACGCCCAAAACCGCATCTTGACGATAAAATTCTGACTTCGTGGAACGGGCTCATGATTTCAGCTCTTGCAAAGGGTTTTGCTGTGCTTGGAAAAGAGGAATACAAAAATGCAGCAACAAAAGCAGCGGATTTCATTCTCTCCAAGATGGTGGATGAAAACCAAAAAAACTTGAAACGCAGATACAGAGAAGGTGAATCAGCGATCAATGGAATGGCGGATGATTACTCCAATTTCATTCAAGCATTATTAGACTTATATGAAGTGACTTTTGATGCAAGATATTTTCTTTCCGCAATTTCATTAAGTGAATCAATGATAAACCTTTTTTACGACAATGAATTAGGAGGATTTTTCAACTCTTCTTCCGAAAACACCGATGTGCTGTTTCATCTCAAAGAAGATCACGATGGTGCAGAACCTTCCCCAAATTCAGTTGCAATTCTTAATTTTTTACGGCTTTCTTCAATGACAGATCGAGAAGATTTTAAAGATGTTGCAGAAAAAACGATTTTGTATTTCACTCCTCTTATACAGAAATCACCAAGCTATATTCCTCAAATGTTGATTGCGCTTCAATTTCATTTGTCAAAATCGGTGCAACTCATATTCACGGGAGATCGCAAGGATGAAACATTTAAAGAACTACACAAACAAGTCTTCAAAAGATTTTTGCCCAATAAAATATTGTTGAGAGCAGATAGCGAATCTGTTAAAGGGTATCCCTTTTTGAAAACGCTCATTGATGACCAATTGAAAGGCGAACCGCGTGCATATTTATGCGTTGATTACGCTTGCCAATTGCCAACGTCAAATCCACAAGAATTGAATCAGAAATTACAAGAAATAAGTATTTGA
- a CDS encoding tetratricopeptide repeat-containing sensor histidine kinase, translating to MFAQIESFKKKADSLLLVLPKIKYIERVDALNQVAEYLRFYSTDSSVSFANEALQLADSIGYKKGIADAKLWIGYGFDHEAKYDLAFDYESQALRIYQELNDKRGLAMANNLIGLIFRRQEKIDQSRNYILESLKYYEELGDEENVAVIEVNIGILKQKEKKYEEALPYMQKALPTLRKYNRVDFIGGCLFYIGETYEYLSKYDSASFYYRSCIQYSIESNNRRFIATVSYKYGRLLLTLKKNKEAKEIAELGLKASQEGGFQNEKKNMFELFSKIYSLEENFEKALYYYQSYATLNDSIIKSSTGSNIQNLQLKLENERKQAEFDRLKAESNQRKFFLYSLIILLSFGAFTIAVLINRFRIKSKSEIELRQKNLQIQRTLREEEALRVEAERLRHRAEEANKIKSEFLAIAAHDIKNPIQSILGFTQLMLNESTTTKEQKEGINIIRNATNRILDLVNNLLKSAELENEHLQLSLTETNLSDILKAVIEDNLAYAATKSISIEVQVENNLYSIADPLYIRDVFENLLSNAIKYSPLGKKVMVVASLKQPEMNENNQKIRIQFVDEGLGIRPSEMERLFGKFQRLSARPTGGESSTGLGLSIVKKIVDLHHAKIWVKSKGEGSGSTFFLEMNAISIQEPPA from the coding sequence GTGTTTGCGCAGATAGAGTCTTTCAAAAAAAAAGCGGATAGTCTTCTTTTGGTTTTGCCCAAAATCAAATACATCGAGCGGGTCGATGCTTTGAATCAAGTTGCCGAATACTTAAGATTTTATTCCACCGATTCATCAGTAAGTTTCGCAAACGAGGCGCTTCAATTAGCTGATTCTATTGGATATAAAAAGGGAATTGCTGATGCAAAATTATGGATAGGTTATGGGTTCGATCATGAAGCAAAATATGATTTAGCGTTTGACTACGAATCTCAGGCCCTTCGTATTTACCAAGAATTGAATGATAAACGAGGCTTGGCAATGGCCAATAATTTGATTGGACTCATATTCAGACGCCAAGAAAAAATTGACCAGTCAAGAAACTATATCTTGGAATCTTTGAAGTATTACGAAGAATTGGGTGATGAGGAAAATGTAGCGGTTATTGAGGTAAACATTGGAATTCTCAAGCAAAAAGAAAAAAAATATGAGGAAGCACTTCCTTATATGCAAAAAGCTCTCCCAACTTTGAGAAAATATAACCGAGTCGATTTCATTGGAGGGTGTTTGTTTTACATCGGTGAAACCTATGAATATCTATCAAAATATGATTCAGCGTCTTTCTATTACAGATCCTGTATTCAATATTCAATTGAATCCAATAATCGCAGGTTTATTGCAACAGTCTCCTACAAGTATGGGAGGTTGTTGCTTACTCTGAAAAAAAATAAAGAAGCGAAAGAAATTGCAGAATTAGGGCTTAAAGCATCCCAAGAAGGCGGTTTTCAAAATGAAAAGAAAAATATGTTCGAACTCTTTTCAAAAATCTATTCTTTGGAAGAAAACTTTGAGAAGGCGTTGTATTACTATCAGAGTTATGCAACTCTTAACGATTCCATCATAAAATCATCAACAGGTAGCAATATTCAAAACCTCCAATTAAAACTTGAAAACGAACGCAAGCAAGCTGAATTTGATCGATTAAAGGCGGAAAGCAATCAAAGGAAGTTTTTTCTTTATAGTCTTATCATTCTTCTTTCTTTTGGTGCTTTTACAATTGCTGTGCTAATTAATCGATTCAGAATTAAATCAAAGTCAGAAATTGAACTGCGCCAAAAAAATCTTCAAATTCAAAGAACACTACGAGAAGAGGAAGCTCTAAGAGTTGAAGCCGAACGACTAAGACATCGCGCAGAAGAGGCCAACAAAATTAAATCAGAATTTTTAGCGATTGCTGCGCATGATATTAAAAACCCAATTCAATCAATCTTGGGTTTTACGCAATTAATGCTGAATGAAAGCACTACAACCAAAGAGCAAAAAGAAGGGATAAACATTATTCGTAATGCAACAAACAGAATACTTGACCTTGTCAATAATCTGTTAAAAAGCGCAGAACTTGAAAACGAGCATCTACAGTTATCACTTACAGAAACAAATCTCAGTGATATTCTTAAGGCTGTGATTGAAGACAACTTGGCCTATGCGGCAACAAAATCAATTTCAATTGAAGTCCAAGTTGAAAATAACCTTTACTCAATCGCAGACCCCCTTTACATTCGTGATGTTTTTGAAAATCTTCTTTCTAATGCAATTAAGTATTCTCCGCTTGGAAAGAAAGTGATGGTTGTTGCATCCTTAAAGCAACCGGAAATGAATGAAAACAACCAAAAAATTCGAATTCAATTCGTTGATGAAGGGCTTGGGATTCGCCCTTCCGAAATGGAAAGGCTCTTTGGAAAATTCCAAAGACTTTCGGCCCGCCCCACCGGAGGAGAATCTTCAACAGGACTTGGTCTATCTATTGTGAAAAAAATCGTTGATCTCCATCACGCCAAAATTTGGGTAAAGTCGAAAGGGGAAGGAAGTGGATCGACATTTTTTCTTGAAATGAACGCCATTTCAATTCAAGAACCACCGGCGTAA
- a CDS encoding FAD-dependent oxidoreductase — protein MKVAIFGGGVAGLTAAIHLLDKGFQVEIFEKRSVLGGKVSVWKDKDGDNIESGLHVVFGGYKELQRILKHIGAENAIEWKDLALIYAEKNGSRTSFEKQSRFPSPLAELIGGLKTNVISLRDKLSLIWGLLPLILTGNEKYFRSQDDLTYSDWHKRHGCTENSLQRLWRPISLALNFIEPNVISARPMVTIFNYFGRNYEDARFAFFRKNPGESMIEPMRNYILSKGGIIHTGSKLTEFNLNESGELVSVTVSGNKLISADLFISALPVHNLKKLIPPQWINYPYFKNLFHFTGSPVANCQLWFDIKVTDVNNLMFSHGTTYATFADVSITCPDDFQKGHGSATGGSVFNLVLAPAHHLMDLPNDVIVADIMKELQVQFPQIKNAKLLKSTIVKIPESVYKAVPGVDKFRPDQVSPISNFFLAGDYTYQNYLASMEGAALSGKLVAEKIEAKVKKKHALNIVRESTEV, from the coding sequence ATGAAGGTTGCCATTTTTGGGGGTGGTGTCGCAGGTCTTACTGCTGCTATCCACTTACTTGATAAAGGATTTCAAGTTGAAATTTTTGAAAAAAGATCTGTATTGGGTGGTAAAGTATCGGTATGGAAAGATAAAGACGGAGATAATATTGAATCCGGATTACATGTCGTTTTCGGTGGATATAAAGAACTTCAGCGAATCCTGAAACACATTGGTGCGGAAAATGCGATCGAATGGAAAGATCTCGCTTTAATCTATGCAGAGAAAAATGGAAGTAGAACATCTTTTGAAAAACAATCTCGATTCCCCAGCCCACTTGCTGAACTGATTGGAGGTCTTAAAACAAATGTAATTTCGCTGAGAGATAAGCTTTCTCTCATTTGGGGTCTCCTTCCATTAATATTAACTGGCAATGAAAAGTATTTCAGAAGTCAGGATGATTTAACTTACTCAGATTGGCACAAGCGACACGGCTGTACCGAGAATTCCCTTCAAAGACTTTGGCGACCCATTTCTCTTGCACTCAATTTCATTGAACCCAATGTTATTTCAGCGCGACCAATGGTTACTATCTTTAATTACTTCGGTCGGAATTATGAAGATGCGCGCTTTGCATTTTTTAGGAAAAACCCCGGCGAATCAATGATTGAGCCGATGAGAAACTATATTTTATCAAAAGGAGGAATCATTCATACAGGTTCAAAACTCACCGAGTTTAATCTCAATGAATCAGGTGAATTGGTTTCAGTGACCGTTTCAGGAAATAAATTAATCTCAGCCGATTTGTTCATTTCAGCACTACCGGTTCACAATCTGAAAAAACTCATCCCGCCACAATGGATAAACTATCCCTATTTCAAAAATCTTTTTCATTTTACGGGTAGTCCCGTAGCGAACTGCCAACTTTGGTTTGACATAAAAGTCACTGATGTCAACAATCTAATGTTTTCTCACGGTACCACTTACGCCACTTTCGCTGATGTCTCGATTACTTGCCCCGATGACTTTCAAAAAGGGCACGGCTCTGCAACAGGAGGAAGTGTTTTTAATCTTGTACTTGCACCTGCACATCACTTAATGGATTTGCCTAACGATGTCATTGTGGCGGATATCATGAAGGAATTACAGGTTCAATTTCCCCAGATAAAAAATGCAAAATTGTTGAAATCAACGATTGTGAAAATTCCTGAATCGGTGTATAAAGCTGTACCCGGTGTTGATAAATTTCGTCCTGACCAAGTTTCACCAATTAGTAATTTCTTTCTTGCCGGAGATTATACCTATCAAAACTATTTGGCCTCTATGGAAGGTGCCGCATTAAGTGGTAAACTTGTTGCGGAAAAAATCGAAGCAAAAGTGAAGAAGAAACATGCATTAAACATAGTCAGGGAATCAACAGAAGTGTAA